In Rattus rattus isolate New Zealand chromosome 3, Rrattus_CSIRO_v1, whole genome shotgun sequence, one genomic interval encodes:
- the LOC116895223 gene encoding guanylate-binding protein 6-like, which produces MAPGTMKSPMCLVENKNKQLMVNPEAICILNNISQPVVVVAIVGMYRTGKSYLMNCLAGQNKGFPLGCTVQSETKGIWMWCMPHPTKSSHTLILLDTEGLGDVEKGDPRNDDWIFALAVLLSSTLVYNSMSTINNDALEKLQYPSKIQCPIFY; this is translated from the exons ATGGCACCAGGAACTATGAAGTCCCCCATGTGTCTGGTCGAAAATAAGAACAAGCAGCTGATGGTGAATCCAGAAGCCATCTGTATTCTTAACAATATTTCTCAGCCTGTGGTTGTGGTGGCCATTGTAGGGATGTACCGCACAGGAAAATCCTACCTGATGAACTGCCTGGCTGGTCAGAACAAAG gCTTCCCTCTGGGATGCACAGTTCAGTCTGAAACCAAGGGCATCTGGATGTGGTGTATGCCTCACCCAACAAAGTCAAGTCACACCCTGATCCTTCTAGACACTGAGGGTCTTGGGGATGTAGAAAAG GGTGACCCTAGGAATGATGACTGGATCTTCGCCCTGGCTGTGCTTCTGAGCAGCACTTTAGTCTATAACAGCATGAGCACCATCAACAACGATGCCCTGGAGAAGCTGCAGTATCCTTCAAAGATCCAATGTCCTATTTTCTACTGA
- the LOC116895224 gene encoding guanylate-binding protein 4-like yields GPGYVTKLTELIRAKSSPRSDGLEDAREFVGFFPDFIWTVRDFTLELKLDGHCITEDQYLENALKLVSGQDPQTLVSNRPRECIRQFFPRWKCFVFVWPVSDPQLLSKIESIPESQMNPKFQEQLKNFCSYIFTHATGKRLGEGILVTGSRLGNLVQTYVDAINNGTVPCLENAVKTLAERENSAAVQRAAEHYSEQMAQRVRLPTDTLPELLDVHSACEKEAIAVFMEHSFKDDQWKFQKKLVVIIEERKGAFMEQNESASLSHCQAELDKLSASLRESISHGAFYVPGGHSLYLEARKKVEQDYEQVPRKGVKASEVFQNFLKSQITVEESILQSDKALSDGQRVMAVELAKNEALEKELELMRQQQKKKEQEIETRMRSFSENMDQLQKKMEMERENILRDQERVLDHKLKALRDLLLEGIEKKYEDLRREIKLRDEEIKALKKSLIEKILDVVRDILIKILSLLGDVGVKILSSAK; encoded by the exons GGTCCTGGTTATGTGACAAAACTCACAGAGCTCATCAGAGCAAAGTCTTCCCCAAGGTCTGATGGGCTAGAAGATGCTAGAGAGTTTGTGGGCTTCTTTCCAGACTTTATCTGGACTGTACGGGACTTcactctggagctgaagttggaTGGTCACTGCATCACAGAAGATCAGTACCTGGAGAATGCCTTGAAGCTGGTTTCAG ggCAGGATCCCCAAACCCTGGTATCCAACCGGCCAAGGGAATGCATCAGACAATTCTTTCCTAGGTGGAAGTGTTTTGTCTTTGTCTGGCCAGTGAGTGACCCACAACTCTTATCCAAGATTGAGAGCATACCAGAAAGTCAAATGAACCCTAAATTCCAGGAACAATTGAAGAACTTTTGTTCTTATATCTTCACCCATGCAACTGGCAAGAGACTTGGAGAGGGGATCCTGGTCACTGGGAGTC GACTGGGGAATCTAGTGCAGACCTACGTGGATGCAATCAACAATGGGACAGTACCTTGCTTGGAGAACGCAGTAAAAACACTGGCGGAGCGTGAGAACTCTGCAGCTGTGCAGAGGGCAGCTGAGCACTACAGTGAGCAGATGGCCCAGCGAGTGAGGCTCCCCACAGACACGCTCCCGGAGCTGCTGGATGTGCACTCAGCCTGTGAGAAGGAAGCCATTGCTGTCTTCATGGAACACTCCTTCAAGGATGACCAGTGGAAGTTCCAGAAGAAGCTTGTG GTCATcatagaggaaaggaagggggctTTCATGGAACAGAATGAATCAGCGTCTCTCAGTCACTGCCAAGCTGAACTGGACAAGCTCTCAGCATCCCTGAGGGAAAGCATCTCACATGGAGCTTTCTATGTTCCTGGGGGCCATAGTCTCTACCTAGAGGCCAGGAAGAAGGTCGAGCAGGACTATGAGCAAGTGCCCAGGAAGGGAGTGAAG GCAAGTGAGGTCTTCCAGAACTTCCTGAAGTCACAGATCACTGTGGAGGAGTCCATCTTGCAGTCAGACAAAGCTCTCAGTGATGGACAGAGAGTCATGGCAG TTGAACTGGCCAAGAATGAGGCACTTGAGAAGGAGCTGGAGTTAATGAGGcagcaacagaagaagaaagagcaagagattGAGACTCGAATGAGAAGCTTCTCAGAAAACATGGACCAGCTGCAGAAGAAGATGGAGATGGAAAGGGAGAACATTCTGAGAGATCAGGAGAGGGTTCTGGACCACAAGCTGAAG GCCCTAAGAGATCTACTTCTTGAAGGAATTGAGAAGAAATATGAAGatttaagaagagaaataaagctgAGAGATGAAGAGATTAAAGCCTTGAAAAAAAGTTTAATTGAGAAGATCCTTGACGTTGTTCGTGATATActaattaaaatactttctttgttgggtgatGTGGGGGTGAAGATTCTTAGCTCAGCAAAATGA